From Triticum aestivum cultivar Chinese Spring chromosome 7B, IWGSC CS RefSeq v2.1, whole genome shotgun sequence:
TGTTGCAGCTCGGCATGGGGAGCGCGCTGGAGACGCTGTGCGGGCAGGCGTTCGGCGCCGGCCAGGTGGCCATGCTCGGCGTCTACCTGCAGCGCTCCTGGATCGTCCTCATCGGCGCCGCGCTCCTCATGGTGCCCTTCTACGTCTTCGCCGAGCCGCTGCTGCTCGCCCTCGGCCAGGACCCCGAAGTCGCGCGCGAGGCCGCCCGCTTCGCGCTCTACATCCTGCCCGGTGCCTTCTCCTTCGCCGTCAACTTCCCCACCGCCAAGTTCCTCCAGGCGCAGAGCAAGGTCCTCGTGCTCGCCTGGATCGGCATCGGCGGCCTCTGCTTCCACGTCGTGGTCACCTACCTCCTCGTCACCGTCCTCGGATGGGGCTACCCAGGCGCCGCCGTCGCCTACGACCTGTCGCTCTGGGCCATCGCGCTGGGCCAGTCGGCTTACATCATCGGCTGGTGCAAGGACGGCTGGAGGGGCTGGTCCATGGCGGCATTCAACGATATGTGGGCCTTCGTCAAGCTCTCGCTCGAGTCCGCCGTCATGCTCTGCCTTGAGATTTGgtacctcggcatgatcaccgtcCTCACCGGCGACCTCCAGGATGCGCAGATTGCCGTCGACTCGCTTGGCGTCTGGTACTTCTTACTACCAAAATTACAACCTGATAACATTCTCAACTCTCTTTCGAATATTCTGAACCAACTGAAGATACTATAGTACTTAGCTCACAGAATATTTGTGCCTTAATTTTCAGCATGAATATAAACGGATGGGAGGGTATGATCTTCATTGGCCTCAATGCTGCTATCAGGTCAGGCTAATTCAAATTTCAAAACTGTAGAATTAAACCGGTGATTCTTGTTTTCTTCAGGAAATCTTGAACGACTGAACTGAACTTATCAAATTTCACTTTCTAAACTATTACCACACGTTCTCAGTGTTCGAGTCTCCAATGAGCTGGGCTCTGGCCGTCCAAGGGCGGCGATGCACGCCGTCATCGTTGTCATCGGCGAGTCGTTGCTCATTGGGCTGGTATGCATGGCCCTCGTGTTGATCTTCAGAGATAACTTCGCAAGCATATACACTAGCGACGTGGAGCTCCGGCAGGCCGTCTCCAAGATTGCAGGACTGCTTGGCTTGACCATGGTGCTCAACAGCGTGCAACCTGTGCTTTCAGGTATGCTTCTCCCACTCGCAGCATGATAATTTTATTTTGTTCATGCCACCTCAACCTCATCTCTCGAGCTGACGACGTTGATCGGATGCATGATTCAGGGGTGGCCATTGGAGGAGGATGGCAAG
This genomic window contains:
- the LOC123157860 gene encoding protein DETOXIFICATION 35, with amino-acid sequence MGSVADDAEEVSTVGEASRMVWDESKRLWGIGTPIAIATLSMYAVSSVTTIFVGHLGNLPLAAASIGLSVFGTFALGFLLGMGSALETLCGQAFGAGQVAMLGVYLQRSWIVLIGAALLMVPFYVFAEPLLLALGQDPEVAREAARFALYILPGAFSFAVNFPTAKFLQAQSKVLVLAWIGIGGLCFHVVVTYLLVTVLGWGYPGAAVAYDLSLWAIALGQSAYIIGWCKDGWRGWSMAAFNDMWAFVKLSLESAVMLCLEIWYLGMITVLTGDLQDAQIAVDSLGVCMNINGWEGMIFIGLNAAISVRVSNELGSGRPRAAMHAVIVVIGESLLIGLVCMALVLIFRDNFASIYTSDVELRQAVSKIAGLLGLTMVLNSVQPVLSGVAIGGGWQGLVAYINLGCYYIFGLPLGYLLGYKFNYGVGGIWAGMLCGVALQTLILLVIVWRTDWNAEAALASSRVRKWGGTEATKPLLEEN